One segment of Clostridium botulinum DNA contains the following:
- the yidD gene encoding membrane protein insertion efficiency factor YidD: protein MKKMVLSLIKFYRKSISPGRSPCCRFTPTCSQYALDAINKYGVIKGSLMALYRILRCNPFCKGGYDPVK from the coding sequence ATGAAGAAAATGGTATTAAGTCTAATTAAATTTTATAGAAAATCTATTTCACCAGGGAGAAGTCCATGTTGTAGATTTACGCCAACTTGCTCACAGTATGCATTGGATGCCATAAATAAGTACGGTGTTATTAAGGGAAGCTTAATGGCGCTGTATAGAATTTTACGGTGTAATCCTTTTTGTAAAGGTGGGTATGATCCTGTAAAGTAA